Proteins encoded in a region of the Pseudomonas sp. PDNC002 genome:
- a CDS encoding sulfate ABC transporter ATP-binding protein, producing MSIEIRNVSKNFNAFKALNDINLDIHSGELVALLGPSGCGKTTLLRIIAGLETPDAGNIVFHGEDVSQHDVRDRNVGFVFQHYALFRHMTVFDNVAFGLRMKPKSERPSEARIAEKVHELLNMVQLDWLSDRYPEQLSGGQRQRIALARALAVEPKILLLDEPFGALDAKVRKELRRWLARLHEEINLTSVFVTHDQEEAMEVADRIVVMNKGVIEQIGSPGEVYENPASDFVYHFLGDSNRLHIGGDEHVLFRPHEVSLSRSEVAEHRAAEVRDIRPLGAITRVTLKVDGQDELIEAEVVKDHDSLTGLARGETLYFKPKAYQPVANI from the coding sequence ATGAGCATCGAGATCCGTAACGTCAGCAAGAACTTCAACGCCTTCAAGGCGCTGAACGACATCAACCTGGATATCCACAGCGGCGAACTGGTCGCCCTGCTCGGCCCGTCCGGCTGCGGCAAGACCACCCTGCTGCGCATCATCGCCGGCCTGGAAACCCCGGACGCCGGCAACATCGTGTTCCACGGCGAGGACGTTTCGCAGCACGACGTGCGCGATCGCAACGTCGGCTTCGTGTTCCAGCACTACGCGCTGTTCCGCCACATGACGGTGTTCGACAACGTCGCCTTCGGCCTGCGCATGAAGCCCAAGAGCGAGCGCCCAAGCGAAGCGCGCATCGCCGAGAAAGTCCACGAACTGCTGAACATGGTGCAACTGGACTGGCTGTCGGACCGCTACCCGGAGCAGCTCTCCGGCGGCCAGCGCCAGCGTATCGCCCTGGCCCGCGCCCTGGCGGTGGAACCGAAGATCCTGCTGCTCGACGAACCCTTCGGCGCCCTTGACGCCAAGGTGCGTAAAGAACTGCGCCGCTGGCTCGCGCGCCTGCACGAGGAGATCAACCTGACCTCCGTGTTCGTCACCCACGACCAGGAAGAAGCGATGGAAGTCGCCGACCGCATCGTGGTGATGAACAAGGGGGTGATCGAGCAGATCGGCTCCCCGGGCGAGGTCTACGAGAACCCGGCCAGCGACTTCGTCTACCACTTCCTCGGCGACTCCAACCGCCTGCACATCGGCGGCGACGAGCACGTGCTGTTCCGTCCGCACGAGGTCTCGCTGTCGCGCTCCGAAGTGGCCGAGCACCGCGCCGCGGAAGTCCGCGACATCCGTCCGCTGGGCGCGATCACCCGGGTGACCCTGAAGGTCGACGGGCAGGACGAGTTGATCGAGGCCGAAGTGGTCAAGGACCACGACAGCCTGACCGGCCTGGCGCGTGGCGAGACGCTGTACTTCAAGCCGAAGGCGTATCAGCCGGTGGCGAATATCTGA